One window of Etheostoma spectabile isolate EspeVRDwgs_2016 unplaced genomic scaffold, UIUC_Espe_1.0 scaffold00005791, whole genome shotgun sequence genomic DNA carries:
- the LOC116677773 gene encoding olfactory receptor 8K3, whose translation LLLQASTDPKLQSPMYFFLYHLAFVDIVYTATNIPKMLSGFLIDVNTISVPGCFLQRQFVIQLAVTEYAILTVMAYDRYVAICHPLRYTAIMTRTVRLLLIIGAWAFGTFCSLPSTFMTWQRTYCGPNVITHAWCDPSSVRRLVCGDTTPDNIVSISFAIVSLLTTGVLILTSYILIGISISRMSVAQRLKAFGTCAAHLTVVSTSYSMTSFVYISYRVGNFSSGERIIVAVVFSTLTPFLNPMIYSLRNKELRESIRRTLSRFRPGEKAY comes from the exons CTTCTCCTGCAGGCGTCGACTGATCCGAAGCTCCAATCTCCGATGTATTTCTTCCTCTACCACCTCGCCTTTGTGGACATCGTCTACACCGCAACCAACATCCCCAAGATGCTCTCCGGCTTCCTGATAGACGTGAACACCATCTCAGTCCCGGGCTGCTTCCTCCAGAGGCAATTTGTCATTCAACTAGCAGTTACTGAATACGCCATCCTGACCGTCATGGCGTACGACCGCTACGTGGCCATCTGCCACCCGCTGCGCTACACCGCCATCATGACCCGGACCGTCCGGCTGCTCCTCATCATAGGAGCCTGGGCCTTCGGCACCTTCTGCTCGCTGCCGTCCACTTTCATGACCTGGCAGCGGACTTACTGCGGCCCGAATGTAATAACACATGCCTGGTGCGACCCGTCGTCTGTGAGGCGGCTGGTCTGCGGCGACACCACGCCAGATAACATTGTGTCCATTTCCTTCGCCATAGTGTCGCTTCTCACCACAGGAGTCCTCATCCTCACATCCTATATCCTGATTGGTATTTCCATATCGAGGATGAGTGTTGCTCAAAGGCTGAAGGCCTTCGGGACGTGTGCCGCCCACCTGACTGTGGTGTCCACCTCCTACAGCATGACCTCGTTTGTATACATCTCCTACCGGGTGGGGAACTTTTCATCTGGG GAACGTATCATTGTGGCTGTGGTGTTCTCCACTCTGACTCCTTTCCTGAACCCGATGATCTACAGTCTGAGGAACAAGGAGCTCCGTGAGTCCATCAGGAGGACCCTGAGCAGGTTCAGACCTGGAGAGAAAGCCTACTAA
- the LOC116677775 gene encoding uncharacterized protein LOC116677775, whose protein sequence is MENVTMVTPLTEPIIFELEGFYVPPGYGAFFFFLALLNYMVMLLANCVVLCVIVIDKNLHRPMFIMVGHLVVCDMFGATAVLPRLMVHFLTGQRKIAYIPAIAQAFSVHTYGVAAQTILGVMAYDRYIAVCEPLRYHSIMSSARLHSCCALAWLVALLLIAVLFSGHMNTPLCGNFIKHIFCTNRGILGLACSPTPINDIYGLTMSWFLSTGVFLIIAFSYCKILHATVKRGRADSTIRSKAFQTCASHLVVYVLYQIASVVMITSQRFPSISQNFRKFFSVLFIIIPPVINPIIYGLVSKELRVSIIKHLTYVQVRHKKLMENYTYNSYTLQLEGLIVSEESTYPVFLFFFFSYLFIMIANVGIAVLIFIDKNLHQPMYLLFCNLPLNDVLGNSILIPRLMLDLLRPPSERLISYHECVVQAFTTHVFGTTSHTVLMIMAFDRYVAICDPLRYAAIMTNKMVMKLTVSAWGVALVMVGVLLGLTIRLNRCRSQITNSYCDNASLFKLSCEDVSINNIYGLVFTVVLFSGSIGSTVLTYTKIAVVCGTSKNKTLNSKALKTCSTHLTVYLLMLVSGLANIVLARFPQYTPYRKLSVILFHIIPGSLNPIIYGLQSKEIRRFLSSLNFQKVFPIVVKKI, encoded by the exons ATGGAGAACGTAACAATGGTAACTCCTCTCACAGAGCCCATCATTTTCGAGCTGGAGGGCTTCTATGTACCACCAGGCTACGgcgccttcttcttcttcctggcTCTGCTTAACTACATGGTCATGCTGTTGGCAAAttgtgtggtgctgtgtgtcATTGTCATTGACAAGAACCTGCACAGACCCATGTTCATAATGGTTGGTCACCTGGTAGTCTGTGATATGTTTGGGGCCACAGCGGTGCTGCCTCGCCTCATGGTACACTTCCTGACGGGCCAGAGGAAAATCGCCTACATCCCAGCCATCGCCCAGGCCTTCTCTGTGCACACGTACGGCGTCGCAGCGCAGACCATTCTGGGTGTGATGGCCTATGACAG GTACATTGCTGTGTGTGAACCACTCAGGTATCACAGCATCATGTCATCGGCTCGGCTGCACTCCTGCTGCGCCCTGGCCTGGTTGGTCGCTCTGCTGCTTATTGCTGTTCTCTTTTCAGGGCACATGAATACCCCGCTGTGTGGCAATTTCATCAAACACATCTTCTGCACCAACCGTGGTATCCTAGGCCTGGCCTGCAGTCCCACCCCTATAAACGACATTTATG GTCTCACCATGTCCTGGTTTTTGAGTACAGGCGTCTTCCTCATCATTGCTTTTTCCTACTGTAAAATCCTGCATGCTACTGTGAAACGAGGCCGAGCTGACAGCACCATCCGAAGTAAGGCCTTTCAGACGTGCGCATCGCACCTTGTTGTGTATGTGCTCTACCAAATTGCTTCAGTGGTCATGATTACGAGTCAAAGGTTCCCTTCCATCTCTCAGAATTTTAGGAAGTTCTTCAGCGTCCTTTTCATCATCATCCCACCAGTCATTAACCCCATTATCTACGGACTGGTCAGTAAAGAATTACGTGTAAGCATCATCAAACACTTAACCTACGTCCAAGTCCGtcacaaaaa GCTGATGGAGAACTACACCTACAACAGCTACACCCTCCAGCTGGAGGGGTTAATTGTTTCAGAAGAGTCTACATACcctgtcttcctctttttctttttctcctacTTGTTCATAATGATAGCAAATGTTGGCATTGCTGTTCTGATTTTCATTGACAAAAACCTCCACCAGCCCATGTATCTGCTGTTTTGCAACCTGCCCTTAAATGATGTGCTTGGAAACTCTATCCTGATTCCTCGGTTAATGTTGGACTTGTTGCGTCCCCCCTCTGAGCGCCTCATCAGTTATCATGAATGTGTGGTCCAAGCTTTTACAACACATGTATTTGGGACCACGTCCCACACGGTGCTCATGATTATGGCCTTTGACAGGTACGTGGCCATCTGCGATCCCCTGCGCTACGCTGCCATAATGACCAACAAAATGGTGATGAAGCTGACAGTTTCTGCCTGGGGGGTGGCCTTAGTGATGGTTGGGGTTCTGCTCGGTCTGACCATCCGGCTGAACCGATGCAGGTCTCAGATCACAAACTCTTACTGTGACAATGCCTCTCTGTTCAAACTCTCCTGTGAGGATGTGTCTATTAATAACATCTATGGCCTCGTTTTCACTGTAGTTCTGTTCTCAGGCTCTATAGGCAGCACGGTTCTCACCTACACTAAGATCGCAGTGGTCTGTGGGACCAGTAAGAATAAGACTCTGAACAGTAAAGCCTTGAAGACCTGCAGCACTCATCTGACTGTGTACCTGCTCATGTTGGTCAGTGGATTGGCTAATATTGTCCTTGCTCGCTTCCCTCAGTACACACCCTACAGGAAGCTCAGCGTCATTTTGTTCCACATCATCCCCGGCAGCCTCAACCCCATCATCTACGGTCTGCAGTCCAAAGAGATACGGAGATTCCTGTCCAGTTTGAATTTCCAGAAAGTATTTCCCATCGTTGTAAAGAAAATTtaa
- the LOC116677777 gene encoding olfactory receptor 2K2, which produces MVTPLTEPIIFELEGFYVPPGYGAFFFFLALLNYMVMLLANCVVLCVIVIDKNLHRPMFIMVGHLVVCDMFGATAVLPRLMVHFLTGQRKIAYIPAIAQAFSVHTYGVAAQTILGVMAYDRYIAVCEPLRYHSIMSSARLHSCCALAWLVALLLIAVLFSGHMNTPLCGNTIKHIYCGNRAILSLACSPTPINDIYGLTMSWFVSTGVFLIIAFSYCKILHATVKRGRADSTIRSKAFQTCTSHLVVYVLYQIASVVIIVSQRFPSISQNIKKFFSVLFIIIPPVINPIIYGLVSKELRASIIKHLTYVQVRHKK; this is translated from the exons ATGGTAACTCCTCTCACAGAGCCCATCATTTTTGAGCTGGAGGGCTTCTATGTACCACCAGGCTACGgcgccttcttcttcttcctggcTCTGCTTAACTACATGGTCATGCTGTTGGCAAAttgtgtggtgctgtgtgtcATTGTCATTGACAAGAACCTGCACAGACCCATGTTCATAATGGTTGGTCACCTGGTAGTCTGTGATATGTTTGGGGCCACAGCGGTGCTGCCTCGCCTCATGGTACACTTCCTGACGGGCCAGAGGAAAATCGCCTACATCCCAGCCATCGCCCAGGCCTTCTCTGTGCACACGTACGGCGTCGCAGCGCAGACCATTCTGGGTGTGATGGCCTATGACAG GTACATTGCTGTGTGTGAACCACTCAGGTATCACAGCATCATGTCATCGGCTCGGCTGCACTCCTGCTGCGCCCTGGCCTGGTTGGTCGCTCTGCTGCTTATTGCTGTTCTCTTCTCAGGGCACATGAATACCCCGCTGTGTGGCAATACTATCAAACACATTTACTGCGGCAACCGTGCTATCCTAAGCCTGGCCTGCAGTCCCACCCCTATAAACGACATTTATG GTCTCACCATGTCCTGGTTTGTGAGTACAGGCGTCTTCCTCATCATTGCTTTTTCCTACTGTAAAATCCTGCATGCTACTGTGAAACGAGGCCGAGCTGACAGCACCATCCGAAGTAAGGCCTTTCAGACGTGCACATCGCACCTTGTTGTGTATGTGCTCTACCAAATTGCTTCAGTGGTCATCATTGTGAGTCAAAGGTTCCCTTCCATCTCTCAGAATATTAAGAAGTTCTTCAGCGTCCTTTTCATCATCATCCCACCAGTCATTAACCCCATTATCTACGGACTGGTCAGTAAAGAATTACGTGCAAGCATCATCAAACACTTAACCTACGTCCAAGTCCGtcacaaaaagtga